One genomic segment of candidate division KSB1 bacterium includes these proteins:
- a CDS encoding ATP-binding cassette domain-containing protein has product MLLKGINAQLGPGQVVQLMGPNGAGKTTLLHLIAGLIPHFYRGSILTGDILIQDRSIISAPPKSFFPKIAYIPSTHLDLFLLTESLHQELELTSGILKADRTWREQRLAEFAVFFPEIKEMWHIPFKTAMHQQKILALSLIYYVQQAQLFLFDEIFPSFSEALKSKWLEFFQFLGQNHCTVIFVDHQRATNHFGKWMLNEKHLTCL; this is encoded by the coding sequence TTGTTACTGAAGGGCATTAACGCTCAATTGGGGCCGGGGCAGGTTGTGCAACTGATGGGTCCAAATGGAGCTGGGAAAACCACCCTACTGCATCTCATCGCTGGGCTGATCCCCCATTTTTATCGAGGTAGCATATTGACCGGGGATATCTTGATCCAGGACCGCTCTATTATATCAGCCCCACCGAAATCCTTTTTTCCAAAGATCGCTTACATTCCCAGCACGCATCTGGATCTGTTTTTGCTCACTGAATCTCTGCATCAAGAGCTCGAATTGACCAGCGGCATCTTAAAGGCGGACCGCACTTGGAGGGAGCAACGCTTAGCAGAATTCGCGGTTTTTTTTCCAGAAATCAAAGAGATGTGGCACATCCCTTTTAAGACTGCAATGCATCAGCAGAAGATTCTGGCTCTCAGCCTGATTTACTATGTCCAACAAGCACAGCTTTTCTTGTTCGATGAGATATTTCCATCCTTTTCAGAGGCCCTGAAATCCAAATGGCTGGAATTTTTCCAGTTTTTGGGCCAGAATCACTGCACGGTGATTTTTGTGGATCATCAGCGTGCAACGAACCATTTCGGCAAATGGATGTTGAACGAAAAACATCTAACATGCTTATGA
- a CDS encoding ECF transporter S component — protein sequence MLNKISTLDAVFIALMAACGLALKPIIGPLFKLIGSAFLIPSGSLAGAVYMIWPSLAILIVRHIGAATLVGIIQGIIVLVTGIYGSHGILSLLTYTVPGIVIDLVYWLIRGFRYRWLMFLPAAFGNAAGSAIVGIILMHIPLLPLILGLIPAFIFGGIGGLLSLLLYSALIEVFPIFDKSKLL from the coding sequence ATGCTAAATAAAATTTCAACGCTCGATGCAGTATTTATCGCCCTAATGGCGGCTTGCGGTCTGGCATTAAAGCCAATCATAGGTCCATTATTTAAGTTGATCGGTTCCGCCTTTCTCATCCCTTCTGGTTCGCTGGCTGGAGCGGTCTATATGATCTGGCCTTCGCTTGCCATATTAATTGTGCGACATATCGGTGCTGCCACATTAGTAGGCATTATACAAGGCATTATTGTCCTAGTAACGGGCATTTACGGCTCGCATGGCATCCTATCGCTTTTGACGTATACCGTTCCTGGTATCGTTATTGACTTGGTCTATTGGTTGATTCGAGGTTTCCGATACCGCTGGTTGATGTTTTTGCCCGCCGCTTTTGGCAATGCGGCTGGCTCCGCCATCGTGGGAATCATCCTGATGCATATCCCTCTGCTTCCTTTGATCCTCGGTTTAATCCCTGCATTCATCTTTGGCGGTATCGGGGGGTTGCTCAGTTTGTTGCTTTATTCTGCATTGATCGAGGTGTTTCCAATATTTGATAAATCCAAGCTTCTGTAA